Part of the Subtercola frigoramans genome, CACTGTGCGACAGATTTCAACGTTCTCGCGAATCCGACCGAGGGGAGCACTGAACGGCACACCGTGGAAGCCTTCGATCACCTGGGGTCCCGAAGAACCGAGTCCGAGTTCGAATCGGCCGCCGGAGACGAAGTCGAGGCCAGCAGCTGTCATTGCCAACAGTGCGGGGGTTCGTGAATAGATCGGAAGGATTCCCGAGGCGAGAGTGATCGACGTGGTCTTCGCGGCGAGGTACCCGAGCTGACTCACCGCGTCGAACGAGTACGCCTCGGCGACAGTGAGAAGGTCGACGCCGATCCGTTCGTACTCGACTGCCTCGTGGGCAGTTTCTGCAAATTCGCCCGAATAACCGAAGACAACGCCGAGTCTCGGGGGTGCGGCTGTAGTTTCCATTGACGTCTCCTCTGACATCGGCCCCGAGCCTATGCGAACCCATCATCGCATTCGAATTCACGATCGAGGCATGGCGGGGGCGCTTCGAAGTCATACGCTTGGTTTGCGCGCTCCGCATGGCACCGCGCAGGCTCGACGCGAGAAATGAGAAACATGCTCCCCCTGAAACTCGGTTACAAGGCCTCAGCCGAACAGTTTGCTCCACGGGAGCTGGTCGAGATCGCCGTTGCCGCCGAAGGCCACGGAATGGAATCGGTGGTCGTGTCCGACCACTTCCAGCCGTGGCGGCACGAGGGAGGCCACGCACCGTTCTCGCTCTCCTGGATGGCAGCGGTGGGCGAGCGTACCTCGACGGTGCAGATCGGTACCTCGGTCATGACGCCGACGTTCCGCTACAACCCGGCGGTGCTCGCCCAGGCATTCGCGACCATGGGGTGCCTGTATCCGGGGCGCATCATGCTCGGCGTGGGCACCGGCGAAGCCCTCAACGAGGTTGCGACGGGGTTCCGCGGCGCCGGTGCCCAGGACTGGCCCGAATTCAAGGAGCGATTCGCTCGGCTGCGCGAAGCAGTCGACCTGATGCGGCAACTCTGGACCGGCGAGCGGGTCGACTTCGCCGGCGAGTACTATTCCACTCACGGGGCCTCGATCTACGACCGCCCCGAGCATCCGATTCCCGTCTACATCGCGGCCGGCGGCCCGGTTGTTGCCCGCTACGCCGGGCGTGCGGGGGATGGTTTCATCTGCACCTCCGGCAAGGGCATGGATCTCTACACGGAGAAGCTGCTTCCCGCTGTGGCCGAGGGTGCCGCTGCAGCCGAACGCAACCCACAGGCCATCGACCGGATGATCGAGATCAAGCTCTCGTACGACACCTCTGCTGAAACAGCGCTCGAGAACACCAGGTTCTGGTCGCCGTTGTCGCTCAGCAAGGAGCAGAAGCACGACATCACCGACCCGATCGAGATGGAGCGGACGGCCGATGCCCTGCCGATCGAGCAGATCGCATCCCGCTGGATCGTCGGCAACGACCCCGACACCGTGGTCGCAGCGATCAAGCCGTACCTCGACGCAGGCCTGAACCACCTCGTCTTCCACGGCCCCGGCCAGGATCAGCGCCGCTTCCTCGAGCTGTTCGAGCGCGACCTCGCCCCTCGCTTGCGTGCCCTCTGATCGCATCGTCTTCTCCCGGGCATTGACCTGAGCGACGGTAGGCCCGCCAACACCCCCGCACAGCTCGCGAGTCAGTGGCCCGGGTGAATGTGCCCGTCGTGAACAGTCTCGGGGTGGTGAGCGCAATGGTCGGAGGTGGACTCGGGGAGGTCGAGAGCGGGGTTGCCGTCGAAGAATCCGCTCGGTTTCAAGGAGAAGCCCGTGCGGTGGACTGGCATCACGGGCCAGTCCTCTGTGCGGGTGATGTGGTGCACTCCGAAGGTGTACCAGAGCACGACATCCTCGTTCTCGAGCGATCGATCCTGCGCGACGTACTTCGGCAGCCCTTCGCCGCCTGGGCTCTGATAGGGGTAGTCTCCGGCCGCGAAGCGCTCGGAGGCGTCGAACTTCGTGACCCACAGCTGATGCTTGAGGAACCCGGCACGCTGCAGCACTGGTGCATCGTCGTGCAGGAGGTGATGAGCGTTCTCTCCCGGCATCACCTTGTACGACACGGGGTCACCGGCAACATTGACGCTGTCGGTGTTCACGATCTTCCATGACCTGGCCGAGGCGAAGTCGAGGTCGCGGCCCGCCTCGGACTCCTTCGTCAGTTTCGTCGACACCGTCTCCCAGGCATTGCCATAGGGGTTTTCCGGGCCCACGGGCAGGGATCTGCTGTCGACCTCCACCACGGTGTTCCGGGGGCCATCGACGGCCATGTCCAGGCGCGCGTTGAAGAAGTGCTGGTGATGAGGGGCATACAGTCCCGGAGCGATCCGCGCTCCGTGCCTCGGGATCTCGCCCTCGGCGAAGGCGCCCATCGACATGATGCCGGTCAGTTTGACCTCGCACTCGATGGTGCCGTCCTGGTAGAGGTACCAGTAGAACCCGTAGTCGTAGTTGGCCAACGTCATGAACTGCGAGATGACAAGGCGTCTGGATCTGCGGACGATGCTCCGGCCGGTGCGTAGATCGGTGTGTTTCCACATCACGCCGGCATCTTCCTCGTGCAGGCAGATCGCATTCTTCACCGACTCGCCCGTGCCCGCCGAGTCGGTGAGTGCCACGTCGAAGTAGAAGATCTCACCGACGCAGTCGCAACCGAGAACCAGGCTGTTCGCGTTCTTGCCCAGGCCGTCTTCGCCGCCGTCGAAGACGGCTTTGCGGATCTGGTTGGGCGCCGTGTCTGCATAGGGCACCACCATCTCTGAGAGGGAGATGCGGTGGGCAATCGATCGACGCCGCCCCTTGTCGTCGTAGCCGAGCTGGTGCAGTACAAGGCCTTCGCGAGGTGTGAAACCGACGCGGAAGTTCCACTTCTGCCACGACACCTCGTTGCCGTTCACGGTGAAGCTCGGCCCGTCGGGTTGGGTGATCTCCAAGGCTTTCAGATCGGTGCGGGCGCCAGGGAACGTGGGGATGTTGTCCGGATTCGCGATTTCTTCCGGGGTCCAGAATTCTGCGGGTCGGCCCGGAACCGGAACAACGCCAAGGTCGACGACCTCGAGCACCTCCCGTGAATCCAGGTCGACCAAGACCGTGAGGTTGTCCACCGGGTGCGCGTACGCGTTCTCATCTTCGGAGTACCGCACGTAGCTGAGGGGGCGGTTCAGCCGCCTGGTCGGGGAATCCTCCTCACCGAGGTACGCGCATGGCCACGGCTCGATCATCACGTGGTCGAACTTCGTCACCCCACGCTTTCGCATCGCGTCCTGCCAACGCGCGTCATTACGCACCAGCTCTTCGACGGCGAGGAAGTCCTCGAACAGCAGTCCCGGCTGCACATCAGGGATGTGCGAGACGGAGAGTACCGATGATGAGCTCAGCGAAACGACCCCCTCGAGTGTGCGCGCTCCCACGACATCGCGAATGACCAGGAAGGCGCGACGCTCGATTTCTGCACCAGTCGCAAAGGCCTCGAGTTCTTCTTTCGAAGGCTCCTGGCGTTCGATGCTCACGAAGCGCGCGGCTTGAGGGAATCCCTGCGAACTGCGTACCAGAGCCGACGCAGCGGAGATCTCCGCTGCTGACAGCGGGTCAAGTGGATGCGTCGTTACAACGTGGCTCGCATCGGTGATGTCGGTCATTGTCTTTCCTGCTTTCCTGGAGTTGGGATGACAGCGATCAGTGGAGAGTCGCCGCCATCATGGTGGTGAGTGAGCACAACATGCAGGCGCGCGCCGCTATGGAGTTCCCGTCGGGGCGACGGCCACGCCATGCAGGCATCCCGGGTACGGCAGAAGCGACGATCAGGCCGACGACCAGAAAGGTAAGCCCCAGCCCGTCTTGGCCGTGGGAATGCATTCCGGGTGCCCGCGACGTCGTCACTCGTGGAGGGTCGACGCGAGAGCGGTGTACTGCTCGGGCCGGCGAGCCCGCATGACAAGGGCTCGTGCGATTCCGCCCGCTGCTGCCAGCACGATGATTCCCACCAGCACGAGGCTGATCGGCCCGTAGAACGGATTGCCGCTGGCATCGAACTCGCCCGTCAGCAGCGGGAAGTAGATGAGCACGAACACGATCATCCCCACCAGGGCAATGAGGCTGAGCACCGGTGCCACGACGCGTTTCCAGAGGCTGACATCTCCGGGCTGGCGTCGGAAGTACAGCACCACGCTGACCGAGACGACAGCCATGAGGCTCAGCACCGACAAGGCGGCGATGCTGGGAAGCCACGCAAACACCTGCACGACGGGATCGAGGCCGAGGAGCGCGAACACGATGATCAGGCCCACGCTGATCACAGTCTGCACGGCTGCGGCATGCCGGGGTGAACCCGTCCGTCCGTGTACCGTGGCCAGCTGGGACGGAAGCACCCCGGCCTGTGCCATCGAGAGCTGGTACCGGTTCAACACATTGTGGAAGGAGAGCACGGCCGCGAAGAGGCTCGTGATGAGGAGCACCTCGACCGCGACCTGGCCGAAGGAGCCGAGATAACGGTCGGCCGTGGTCAGGAGCATCGATCCGGGGTCGGCGGCGGCGACATCCAGGGCCTTCGTGGGCCCCCACGCCATGACGAGCATCCACGAAGAAATCACATAGAAGAGCCCGACGAGGATCACCGCCAGGTAGGTAGCTCGCGGGATGGTGCGGCTCGGGTTGCGGGCTTCACGGCGGTAGATCACCGTTGCTTCGAAGCCGATGAAGGCCTGCGCAGCGAAGACCAGACCGATTGCGGGCGAGCCCGAGAAGATCTCGGATGGCGCGAAGGGCTGGAGCGACAGGCCTTCCCCACCCCCGCTGACGACCACCGCGATCGTCAGCGCGATCACCACGAGAAGCTCGGCGATGAGCAGGACCGACAACACCTTCGAGCTTGTGTCGATGCGCTGGAACCCCAGCGCGCCTGCCCCCAAAAGCGCGAGCACCGCGAACGCCCACCACGGAATGTCGACACCGAAGTTGCCCGCGACCGTGACCTCGATCACGTAGCCCAAATAGGCCGAGATACCGACGATGAGCGACCAGTAGGCCACGAGAGCAACGTATGACGCGGCGACCCCCGCTACCCGGCCTGCGCCCTGGGAGATGAGTGCGAAGAAGCCGCCCGACTGTGTGACACGCGCGGCCATGGCCACGAGGCCGACGGAGAAGAGAATGAAGACGGCACCGGCGACTGCGAACATCACAGGAAGGCCGATGCCGTTGCCGAACAGGAAGCCGAGGGGTACGACACCCGCGAGAATCGACAAGGGCGAGGCCGCCGCTGCGACCATGAAGACAATGGTGGCGGTATTGAGCCTCCCCGGGTGTGCCTCCACGTCAGCCTCCGAGGCTGTCGCCTGCGATGATGTAGTCATGATGCTCCGATCGTTTCGCCGGGTGTAGCAATGTATCGACCCTGTCCCGTCGTCATGTCATCGCCGTTTCGGGGGGATGACATCTCGGCGACCTCGCTCGAGACGCGCGGGAGACGTGTCTCAAACGGAGTTACAGGGATGACGTGCAGCCGACACGTGTGTGAAACTCCAGGCACCTAGGGTCACGACATGCGTGATCTC contains:
- a CDS encoding APC family permease, whose product is MTTSSQATASEADVEAHPGRLNTATIVFMVAAAASPLSILAGVVPLGFLFGNGIGLPVMFAVAGAVFILFSVGLVAMAARVTQSGGFFALISQGAGRVAGVAASYVALVAYWSLIVGISAYLGYVIEVTVAGNFGVDIPWWAFAVLALLGAGALGFQRIDTSSKVLSVLLIAELLVVIALTIAVVVSGGGEGLSLQPFAPSEIFSGSPAIGLVFAAQAFIGFEATVIYRREARNPSRTIPRATYLAVILVGLFYVISSWMLVMAWGPTKALDVAAADPGSMLLTTADRYLGSFGQVAVEVLLITSLFAAVLSFHNVLNRYQLSMAQAGVLPSQLATVHGRTGSPRHAAAVQTVISVGLIIVFALLGLDPVVQVFAWLPSIAALSVLSLMAVVSVSVVLYFRRQPGDVSLWKRVVAPVLSLIALVGMIVFVLIYFPLLTGEFDASGNPFYGPISLVLVGIIVLAAAGGIARALVMRARRPEQYTALASTLHE
- the fgd gene encoding glucose-6-phosphate dehydrogenase (coenzyme-F420) encodes the protein MLPLKLGYKASAEQFAPRELVEIAVAAEGHGMESVVVSDHFQPWRHEGGHAPFSLSWMAAVGERTSTVQIGTSVMTPTFRYNPAVLAQAFATMGCLYPGRIMLGVGTGEALNEVATGFRGAGAQDWPEFKERFARLREAVDLMRQLWTGERVDFAGEYYSTHGASIYDRPEHPIPVYIAAGGPVVARYAGRAGDGFICTSGKGMDLYTEKLLPAVAEGAAAAERNPQAIDRMIEIKLSYDTSAETALENTRFWSPLSLSKEQKHDITDPIEMERTADALPIEQIASRWIVGNDPDTVVAAIKPYLDAGLNHLVFHGPGQDQRRFLELFERDLAPRLRAL
- a CDS encoding primary-amine oxidase, whose translation is MTDITDASHVVTTHPLDPLSAAEISAASALVRSSQGFPQAARFVSIERQEPSKEELEAFATGAEIERRAFLVIRDVVGARTLEGVVSLSSSSVLSVSHIPDVQPGLLFEDFLAVEELVRNDARWQDAMRKRGVTKFDHVMIEPWPCAYLGEEDSPTRRLNRPLSYVRYSEDENAYAHPVDNLTVLVDLDSREVLEVVDLGVVPVPGRPAEFWTPEEIANPDNIPTFPGARTDLKALEITQPDGPSFTVNGNEVSWQKWNFRVGFTPREGLVLHQLGYDDKGRRRSIAHRISLSEMVVPYADTAPNQIRKAVFDGGEDGLGKNANSLVLGCDCVGEIFYFDVALTDSAGTGESVKNAICLHEEDAGVMWKHTDLRTGRSIVRRSRRLVISQFMTLANYDYGFYWYLYQDGTIECEVKLTGIMSMGAFAEGEIPRHGARIAPGLYAPHHQHFFNARLDMAVDGPRNTVVEVDSRSLPVGPENPYGNAWETVSTKLTKESEAGRDLDFASARSWKIVNTDSVNVAGDPVSYKVMPGENAHHLLHDDAPVLQRAGFLKHQLWVTKFDASERFAAGDYPYQSPGGEGLPKYVAQDRSLENEDVVLWYTFGVHHITRTEDWPVMPVHRTGFSLKPSGFFDGNPALDLPESTSDHCAHHPETVHDGHIHPGH